One segment of Oscillospiraceae bacterium MB08-C2-2 DNA contains the following:
- a CDS encoding RidA family protein, translated as MKIVSTPNAPCAIGPYSQGYVVGELVYTSGQLPTDPVSGNILEGIAAQTEQSCKNVGAVLQAAGSSFEQVIKTTCYIANMEDFASFNEVYAKYFTSKPARSCVAVKALPKGALCEIEAIAQVAD; from the coding sequence ATGAAAATCGTATCCACTCCCAATGCGCCGTGTGCGATTGGCCCATATTCTCAAGGCTATGTAGTGGGAGAATTGGTCTATACTTCCGGGCAGCTCCCCACAGATCCTGTTTCCGGGAATATATTGGAGGGAATAGCCGCTCAAACCGAACAAAGCTGCAAAAATGTCGGTGCTGTTTTGCAAGCTGCGGGCAGTTCTTTTGAGCAGGTGATCAAAACAACCTGCTATATTGCAAACATGGAAGATTTCGCATCCTTCAATGAGGTCTATGCCAAATATTTCACCTCCAAGCCGGCACGCAGCTGTGTTGCTGTAAAAGCCCTGCCAAAGGGTGCTTTGTGTGAGATCGAAGCAATAGCACAGGTGGCAGATTAA
- a CDS encoding peroxiredoxin-like family protein — protein MPDFEYQTPFASGLKLSHTLRANRKTAILFLRYYGCPICQLDIQEIAQNYDQIVAEDTAILIVLQSSPDKLAAQLSLGELPFDIICDPNGALYSMLGIGKASATLGMLDFKTVGKIVKSSARGIKHGDYEGEELQLPALFVANREGQLLHVHYGKSAGDIPDSSQLAALLL, from the coding sequence ATGCCGGATTTTGAATATCAAACACCTTTTGCATCAGGGTTAAAGCTGAGCCACACGCTGCGTGCAAACCGGAAGACCGCAATATTGTTTCTGCGGTATTATGGGTGCCCGATTTGCCAGCTGGATATCCAGGAAATCGCACAAAACTACGATCAAATCGTTGCCGAGGATACAGCAATCCTCATTGTGTTGCAGTCTTCCCCTGATAAGCTCGCAGCACAGCTTTCTCTGGGAGAATTGCCGTTTGATATTATCTGTGATCCCAACGGCGCATTGTATTCGATGCTCGGGATCGGCAAGGCTTCGGCAACTTTGGGCATGCTGGATTTTAAAACAGTAGGGAAAATTGTAAAAAGCAGCGCCCGTGGAATCAAGCATGGTGATTACGAAGGGGAAGAGCTTCAGCTGCCCGCTTTGTTTGTTGCAAATCGTGAGGGCCAGCTGCTTCATGTTCATTACGGCAAAAGCGCAGGGGATATCCCCGATAGCAGCCAGCTTGCGGCGTTGCTGCTTTAG
- a CDS encoding helix-turn-helix domain-containing protein produces the protein MSKDEKVRLIHKLSDMGIMSMRGAAEAIMEKISISKTTLYRYLGESAK, from the coding sequence ATGTCTAAGGATGAAAAGGTGCGGCTCATACACAAGCTGAGCGATATGGGAATCATGTCAATGCGTGGGGCCGCAGAAGCGATTATGGAGAAAATCAGCATTTCTAAAACCACTTTATACCGGTATCTTGGTGAATCCGCTAAGTGA
- a CDS encoding FGGY-family carbohydrate kinase — MAANAKQHIEAGQTSLGIELGSTRIKAVLIDWNGTPLASGSFDWENQLINGMWTYSMDDVWNGLRHCYADLAEDVQKQYSTALSQIGSMGISAMMHGYLPFDCEGKQLAAFRTWRNTTTEQAAEQLTKAFAFNIPLRWSIAHLHQVVLDGEEHVAELSYLTTLAGYVHWQLTGEKVLGIGDASGMFPVDDATGGYSASMVDTYDRILAERGYSFKLEQVLPRVLTAGQSGGALTDAGARLLDPSGSLRAGIPFCPPEGDAGTGMVATNSVSSGTGNVSAGTSIFAMLVLDGPLSRMYPEIDLVATPAGRNVAMVHANNCTGDLDAWIKLFRQVLDLSGAQISKPRLYDLLYETALQGDPDCGGLLSYNYYSGEPITALEEGRPLFARLPDAAFNLPNFMRSILFSTMAVLRIGMDILTEQEKVRLTRMMGHGGLFKTERVGQQLMAGALNAPVAVMSGASEGGAWGIALLAAYLASGHASALPLEQYLQEQIFADTQVTCVEPMERDVQGFAEYLLRYRQGLAVQSAAVKHIR, encoded by the coding sequence ATGGCGGCAAATGCAAAGCAGCATATTGAGGCGGGGCAGACTTCCCTTGGTATTGAGCTTGGCTCCACCCGGATCAAAGCGGTTTTGATTGACTGGAACGGCACCCCTCTTGCCAGTGGAAGCTTTGATTGGGAAAATCAGTTGATCAATGGCATGTGGACATACAGCATGGACGATGTTTGGAACGGCCTGCGGCACTGTTATGCCGATTTGGCTGAGGATGTACAGAAGCAATACAGCACAGCGCTTTCTCAAATCGGAAGCATGGGCATCTCCGCCATGATGCACGGCTACCTGCCTTTTGATTGCGAAGGGAAGCAGTTGGCGGCCTTTCGCACGTGGCGGAACACAACAACCGAGCAGGCGGCGGAGCAGCTCACCAAAGCCTTTGCCTTTAATATCCCCCTGAGGTGGAGCATTGCCCACCTGCATCAGGTGGTGCTGGATGGTGAGGAACATGTGGCCGAGCTTTCTTATTTAACCACACTGGCCGGTTATGTGCATTGGCAGCTGACCGGCGAAAAGGTGCTCGGTATTGGTGATGCCTCCGGCATGTTCCCTGTGGACGATGCAACCGGTGGCTACAGCGCTTCTATGGTGGATACTTACGACCGCATTCTGGCAGAACGGGGTTATTCCTTTAAGCTGGAGCAGGTTTTGCCCCGTGTGCTCACAGCCGGGCAAAGCGGCGGAGCCTTAACCGATGCGGGGGCAAGGCTTCTTGATCCATCCGGTTCCTTGCGGGCGGGTATTCCGTTTTGCCCTCCCGAGGGGGATGCGGGCACCGGTATGGTGGCGACAAACAGTGTTTCTTCCGGAACGGGGAATGTATCGGCTGGGACATCCATCTTCGCTATGCTGGTGCTGGATGGCCCCCTGAGCCGGATGTATCCCGAGATTGATCTTGTGGCAACACCCGCAGGCCGAAACGTTGCCATGGTGCATGCCAACAACTGCACCGGCGATTTGGATGCATGGATCAAGCTGTTTCGTCAGGTGCTTGATTTATCCGGTGCGCAGATCAGCAAGCCCCGGCTTTATGATTTGCTCTATGAGACTGCTCTGCAGGGCGACCCGGATTGCGGCGGACTTTTGAGCTACAACTATTACTCCGGTGAGCCGATCACAGCCCTGGAGGAGGGGAGACCCCTCTTTGCACGTCTGCCGGATGCGGCCTTTAACTTGCCTAATTTTATGCGCAGCATTTTATTTTCCACCATGGCTGTGCTGCGTATCGGAATGGATATTTTAACCGAGCAAGAAAAGGTTCGTCTGACACGAATGATGGGCCATGGCGGGCTGTTCAAGACCGAGCGTGTCGGGCAGCAGCTAATGGCGGGAGCACTGAATGCGCCTGTGGCGGTGATGTCCGGCGCAAGCGAGGGTGGAGCATGGGGCATTGCCCTGCTGGCCGCTTATCTTGCTTCTGGCCATGCTTCGGCCTTACCCTTGGAGCAATATTTGCAGGAACAGATTTTTGCGGATACCCAAGTCACCTGTGTTGAGCCTATGGAACGTGATGTGCAGGGTTTCGCAGAATATCTTTTGCGCTATAGGCAGGGCCTTGCTGTGCAGAGCGCAGCGGTAAAGCATATCCGATAG